One window of Rasiella rasia genomic DNA carries:
- a CDS encoding DNA polymerase III subunit alpha, whose translation MFINTHTYFSLRYGTIASRALLEYFQHVGIQRFAITDINTTSACLEILRMAPTYNVSPIIGVDFRNGAQQQFIMYAASNNGFKNINTYLSHFLHTETQIPKTAKKLPDTFVVYPFQQNQHKKLGKHEYLGVRATDLNRLKFSPWRKKTHKLVALHTISFQDKKGFNTHRLLRAIDNNTLLSKLTVSEQGSETHTYISAEKLKESFKEFPELLCNAISLLEQCHVTFDFSKETPNNQQCFTKSETEDYSLLKKLTYSGLPYRFGKNPEKSILSRIEKELDIIKQKGFVSYFLINWHILEYARSKGYFYVGRGSGANSVVAYLLRITDVDPIELDLYFERFINLYRKNPPDFDIDFSWTDRDDITKFIFKTFKNTALITVYNTFKYKAAVRELGKVFGLPKAEIDILSSGRYNFTTLDKLSQLVVTYSQRIEGFPNYLGIHASGIIISEKPIHYYTATFMPPKGFATTQFDMVVAEDIGLYKFDILSQRGLGKIKDAVTIIRNNHPKDARIDIHDIKRFKQDERIKHLLRNAKAIGCFYVESPAMRMLLRKLQVDDYLGLVAASSVIRPGVAKSGMMRQYILRHRFPEKRNEAHPALLDIMPETYGVMVYQEDVIKVAHYFGGLDLGEADMLRRGMSGKFRSRDEFLKVKQQFFDNCKKQGKSYELTAEVWRQTESFAGYAFAKGHSASYAVESYQSLFLKAYYPLEYMVATLNNGGGFYRQELYVHEARMHGGSILPPCVNKSEALAVIRATNIYLGFAFLQSLESKTITRLIEERQYNGHFSSLDNFIDRVPISMDQISILIKINAFRFTNRNKRELLWEAHMKINKISFEEKKLLLFTAEKVNYKTPNLPNTLLEDAFDELELLGYPLCNPFSLLIQPPKGTLRAQHLYHFENRLVKINGYLVTIKHTATANGKRMFFGTFLDEDGDFIDTVHFPPVAAKYPFRGKGIYQIIGKVLNEFDCITIEVTQMERLAIIEDPRYAEGAVQTRASGKRYKNIVVSSE comes from the coding sequence ATGTTTATCAATACGCATACTTATTTTAGTTTACGCTACGGCACTATTGCCTCTAGAGCACTTTTGGAGTATTTCCAACATGTAGGCATACAACGTTTTGCTATTACAGATATTAATACTACTTCGGCTTGTCTAGAGATACTTAGAATGGCGCCTACGTACAATGTAAGTCCGATAATAGGTGTTGATTTTAGAAATGGTGCACAACAACAATTTATCATGTACGCTGCTAGTAATAACGGATTTAAAAACATAAATACTTATCTGTCTCACTTCTTGCATACCGAAACCCAAATTCCTAAGACAGCCAAAAAACTGCCCGATACTTTTGTGGTGTATCCGTTTCAGCAAAATCAACATAAAAAATTAGGGAAACATGAATATTTAGGCGTACGCGCAACAGACCTCAACCGTTTAAAATTTTCTCCTTGGCGTAAAAAAACACACAAACTTGTAGCCTTACATACCATTTCATTTCAAGATAAAAAAGGTTTCAACACACATAGGTTATTACGTGCCATAGACAACAATACACTGCTTAGCAAGCTAACTGTTTCTGAACAAGGAAGTGAAACCCACACGTATATTTCTGCAGAAAAACTAAAAGAAAGCTTTAAAGAATTCCCTGAGCTCCTTTGCAATGCAATCAGCTTATTAGAACAGTGCCATGTAACCTTCGATTTCAGTAAAGAAACACCTAACAACCAGCAATGTTTTACAAAATCTGAAACCGAAGATTACTCACTTTTAAAGAAACTTACCTATAGCGGCCTCCCCTATCGCTTCGGAAAAAATCCTGAAAAAAGTATCCTATCGCGTATTGAAAAAGAGCTAGACATTATTAAACAGAAGGGGTTTGTTTCGTATTTTCTTATTAACTGGCACATTTTAGAATACGCCCGAAGCAAAGGCTATTTTTATGTAGGGCGTGGAAGCGGTGCTAACAGTGTTGTGGCATATCTGCTTCGTATTACAGACGTAGACCCAATTGAGCTTGACCTATATTTTGAGCGCTTTATTAATTTATATCGTAAGAATCCGCCCGATTTCGATATCGATTTTTCATGGACAGACCGTGACGATATTACCAAATTCATCTTTAAAACCTTTAAAAATACTGCGCTTATTACTGTATACAATACCTTTAAATACAAGGCAGCAGTACGGGAGTTGGGTAAAGTGTTCGGACTTCCAAAAGCGGAGATAGACATACTGTCTTCTGGGCGTTATAATTTTACAACGCTAGATAAACTATCGCAACTCGTGGTTACCTATAGCCAACGCATCGAGGGCTTCCCTAATTATTTGGGCATACACGCCAGCGGTATTATTATTTCTGAAAAGCCTATTCACTATTATACGGCTACTTTTATGCCGCCAAAAGGCTTTGCTACCACACAGTTTGATATGGTAGTAGCAGAAGACATTGGGCTCTACAAATTTGATATTTTAAGTCAGCGTGGCCTCGGAAAAATTAAAGACGCAGTTACAATTATTCGAAATAATCACCCAAAAGATGCACGTATAGACATTCATGATATTAAACGTTTTAAGCAAGATGAACGTATTAAACACTTGCTAAGAAATGCCAAAGCTATTGGCTGTTTTTATGTAGAATCGCCTGCTATGCGTATGTTACTTCGGAAATTACAGGTTGATGATTACCTAGGCCTGGTAGCGGCAAGTTCGGTAATTCGTCCTGGTGTTGCCAAATCTGGAATGATGCGACAGTACATTCTACGACACCGATTTCCAGAAAAGCGAAACGAAGCCCACCCTGCCCTGCTGGATATTATGCCCGAAACCTACGGTGTTATGGTGTATCAAGAAGATGTGATAAAAGTAGCCCACTATTTTGGCGGTCTCGATTTAGGAGAAGCAGATATGTTACGTCGTGGTATGAGCGGGAAATTTCGCTCTCGAGACGAGTTTTTAAAAGTAAAACAACAGTTCTTCGACAATTGTAAAAAGCAAGGCAAGTCGTATGAGCTCACTGCCGAAGTATGGCGCCAAACCGAAAGTTTTGCAGGCTATGCTTTTGCCAAAGGGCATTCTGCATCTTACGCCGTAGAAAGCTACCAAAGTCTATTTTTAAAAGCCTATTACCCCTTAGAATACATGGTAGCCACACTTAATAATGGCGGCGGATTTTACCGGCAAGAATTGTATGTGCATGAAGCGCGTATGCATGGCGGTTCTATACTTCCGCCTTGTGTTAATAAAAGCGAGGCGCTTGCAGTAATTCGTGCCACAAATATTTATTTAGGGTTTGCCTTTCTACAATCGCTAGAATCTAAAACTATAACACGTTTGATAGAAGAAAGACAGTACAACGGCCATTTTTCTAGTCTAGACAACTTTATAGATCGCGTGCCCATTAGTATGGATCAGATTTCAATATTGATAAAAATAAATGCATTTCGTTTTACAAATCGCAACAAGCGCGAATTGCTTTGGGAAGCCCATATGAAAATTAATAAAATTTCATTCGAGGAAAAAAAGCTACTATTATTTACTGCTGAAAAGGTTAATTACAAAACACCCAATTTACCAAACACTCTATTAGAAGATGCCTTTGACGAGTTGGAACTACTTGGTTACCCGTTGTGTAACCCGTTTTCACTATTAATACAGCCGCCAAAAGGAACATTACGCGCACAACACTTATATCATTTCGAAAATAGACTCGTTAAAATAAATGGCTATTTGGTAACCATAAAGCATACAGCCACTGCAAATGGTAAACGTATGTTTTTTGGGACATTTTTAGATGAAGATGGCGATTTTATAGACACGGTTCACTTTCCTCCTGTTGCTGCAAAATATCCCTTTAGAGGAAAAGGAATCTACCAAATTATAGGAAAAGTACTAAATGAATTTGACTGTATTACCATAGAGGTCACCCAAATGGAACGTCTCGCTATTATTGAAGACCCTAGATACGCCGAAGGAGCCGTACAGACAAGAGCAAGTGGTAAGCGGTATAAGAATATAGTAGTGAGTAGTGAGTAG
- a CDS encoding cupin domain-containing protein — translation MSTFFQTLYRKQKPRYKIVLNTKIVLACVVFTLCMACQNTTKLPDPLQAGWQNQAVCEVVENNPKIRVLKCTFPPGVGHDKHYHASHFGYTIQGSTFKITDTTGTRVVEVPTGTEFYNDGIDWHQVQNVGDSTAIFLIVEPK, via the coding sequence ATGAGTACATTCTTTCAAACCCTATACCGCAAACAAAAGCCCCGTTATAAAATAGTCTTGAATACTAAAATTGTTCTGGCTTGCGTCGTATTTACACTATGTATGGCTTGCCAAAACACTACTAAATTGCCAGACCCACTGCAAGCAGGTTGGCAAAATCAGGCCGTGTGCGAAGTTGTAGAAAACAATCCAAAAATTAGAGTGCTTAAATGTACCTTCCCGCCGGGGGTAGGACATGATAAACACTATCATGCATCTCACTTTGGTTACACCATACAAGGAAGTACATTTAAAATTACAGATACCACAGGCACCCGAGTTGTAGAAGTGCCAACTGGAACAGAGTTTTATAATGACGGCATAGATTGGCACCAAGTACAAAACGTAGGCGATAGCACAGCAATTTTTTTAATTGTAGAACCAAAATAA
- a CDS encoding MFS transporter, which yields MSQPTKQSPLYIILLILAGEAVFILPFVLARVFRATVLDVFNITNVEIGLCFSIYGLVALGSYLIGGPLADKFEPRKLMGIALVLTALGGIVYANNPSLFHLKVLYGYWGFTTIFLFWAPMIKATRVWGGTTNQGKAFGFLDGGRGLVGALFGLLGVYVFSLFIPSENVALNTFQQKDAFAMVVYISSILVALIGVAVFFFLKSKVSEENILREKITLKNIQSVLKLPSVWLLMVIILCAYVGYKITDIFSLYASKVLYYSEVDAAKTGTFLLFIRPIVGVTIGFLADRSRPSLYLCLGFLFSIIGASLFASGILGPGTDMMFFLTIIITAIGVYAARVLYFAVMREGKIPLALTGTAVGLISFVGYTPDIFAGPMTGYLLDTFKGATGHHYVFWLLAGFSTVGLLASIIFYRISKPTS from the coding sequence ATGAGCCAACCCACAAAACAATCTCCGCTGTATATTATCTTGCTTATTCTAGCAGGGGAAGCAGTGTTTATACTTCCCTTCGTTTTAGCACGAGTGTTTAGAGCAACCGTTTTAGATGTTTTTAATATTACCAATGTAGAAATCGGACTCTGTTTCTCCATCTACGGACTCGTAGCGCTAGGGTCTTATCTTATTGGAGGACCGTTAGCCGATAAATTTGAGCCCCGAAAGCTCATGGGTATTGCTCTTGTGTTAACTGCCCTTGGCGGAATTGTCTACGCTAACAATCCGTCGTTGTTTCACCTTAAGGTTTTATATGGCTATTGGGGTTTTACTACCATATTTTTGTTCTGGGCACCTATGATAAAGGCTACTCGTGTTTGGGGAGGCACAACAAACCAAGGAAAAGCCTTCGGATTTCTTGATGGGGGTCGCGGACTCGTTGGCGCGCTGTTTGGGTTGTTGGGGGTGTATGTGTTTTCTCTTTTTATTCCTTCAGAAAATGTAGCGCTTAATACATTTCAACAAAAGGATGCCTTTGCTATGGTAGTCTATATTTCGTCAATACTAGTTGCCCTTATTGGTGTTGCTGTGTTCTTCTTTTTAAAATCTAAAGTTTCCGAAGAAAATATACTGCGCGAAAAAATAACACTAAAAAACATACAATCTGTACTCAAACTACCGTCTGTATGGCTACTCATGGTAATAATACTGTGCGCTTATGTAGGCTATAAAATAACCGATATCTTCTCACTTTATGCAAGTAAGGTATTATACTATTCTGAAGTAGATGCTGCCAAAACAGGCACCTTTCTGCTCTTTATACGGCCTATTGTAGGGGTAACCATTGGTTTTTTGGCAGATAGAAGCAGGCCTTCGCTCTACCTCTGCCTAGGTTTTTTATTCTCTATTATTGGAGCTTCCTTATTTGCTTCAGGGATCTTAGGACCTGGTACAGACATGATGTTTTTCTTAACCATTATTATTACAGCAATTGGTGTGTACGCAGCGCGCGTATTGTATTTTGCCGTAATGCGAGAAGGTAAAATTCCGCTGGCACTTACAGGTACGGCGGTAGGGCTTATTTCGTTTGTGGGTTATACCCCCGATATATTTGCAGGACCTATGACTGGCTATTTGTTAGACACGTTTAAAGGTGCTACAGGGCATCATTATGTGTTTTGGTTACTGGCTGGTTTTTCTACTGTTGGTTTACTGGCTTCCATTATTTTTTATAGAATTTCAAAACCTACATCTTAA